A window of the Parambassis ranga chromosome 17, fParRan2.1, whole genome shotgun sequence genome harbors these coding sequences:
- the LOC114449347 gene encoding cyclin-Y-like isoform X3: MDYNPSDHPRASTIFLSKSQNDEVPYRNVKEKRKSLFINNHGTPRRKYSSCSTIFLDDNTVSQPNLKYTIKCVALAIYYHIKNRDTHGGMLLDIFDEKLHPLSKSEVPRDYNQHDPEQKQIYRFVRTLFSAAQLTAECAIVTLVYLERLLTYAEIDICPGNWKRIVLGAILLASKVWDDQAVWNVDYCQILKDITVEDMNELERQFLELLQFNINVPSSVYAKYYFDLRSLSESNNLSFPLEPLSRDKAQKLEAISRLCDNKYKDVRRAARKRSASVDNLCGVRWVPAILS, encoded by the exons ATGGACTACAACCCTTCGGACCATCCCCGGGCCAGCACCATATTCCTCAGCAAGTCACAGAACGACG AGGTGCCGTACAGGAATG tgaaaGAAAAACGAAAGAGCCTCTTCATCAATAAC catggGACGCCGAGGCGAAAATACAGCTCCTGCTCCACCATCTTCCTGGATGACAACACAGTCAGCCAGCCCAACCTCAAATACACCATCAAATG TGTAGCACTGGCCATTTACTACCACATAAAAAACAG GGACACACATGGAGGAATGCTACTAGATATCTTTGATGAGAAGCTCCACCCTCTTTCA AAATCTGAGGTTCCACGGGACTACAACCAACATGACCCAGAGCAGAAGCAGATCTACCGCTTCGTCAGGACGTTGTTCAGCGCTGCTCAGCTCACTGCAGAGTGCGCCATCGTCACGCTG GTCTACCTGGAGAGGCTCCTGACCTATGCAGAGATTGACATCTGTCCCGGGAACTGGAAGAGGATCGTTCTGGGCGCCATCCTGCTGGCCTCAAAGGTCTGGGATGACCAGGCCGTGTGGAACGTGGACTACTGCCAGATCCTCAAAGACATCACAGTGGAGGACAT gAATGAACTGGAGCGACAGTTTCTGGAACTGCTGCAGTTCAACATCAACGTGCCGTCCAGCGTCTACGCCAAGTATTACTTTGACCTGCGATCGCTCTCAGAGTCCAACAACCTCAGCTTCCCCCTGGAGCCGCTCAGCAGGGACAAGGCCCAGAAGCTGGAG GCCATCTCCAGGCTATGCGACAACAAGTACAAAGACGTGCGGAGGGCCGCCAGGAAGCGCTCAGCCAGTGTGGACAATCTGTGTGGCGTCCGATGGGTTCCTGCGATCCTCTCCTAA
- the LOC114449347 gene encoding cyclin-Y-like isoform X1: MGSTTSCCASASPKLRRNAHSRLESYHQESDLSREETGCNLQHISDRENVDELNMDYNPSDHPRASTIFLSKSQNDEVPYRNVKEKRKSLFINNHGTPRRKYSSCSTIFLDDNTVSQPNLKYTIKCVALAIYYHIKNRDTHGGMLLDIFDEKLHPLSKSEVPRDYNQHDPEQKQIYRFVRTLFSAAQLTAECAIVTLVYLERLLTYAEIDICPGNWKRIVLGAILLASKVWDDQAVWNVDYCQILKDITVEDMNELERQFLELLQFNINVPSSVYAKYYFDLRSLSESNNLSFPLEPLSRDKAQKLEAISRLCDNKYKDVRRAARKRSASVDNLCGVRWVPAILS, translated from the exons ATGGGGAGCACGACCTCCTGCTGCGCGTCCGCCAGCCCCAAGCTGCGCAGAAATGCCCACTCCAGGCTGGAGTCGTACCACCAGGAGTCCGACCTGAGCAGGGAGGAGACGGGATGCAACCTGCAGCACATCAGCGACCGGGAGAACGTGGacg AGCTGAACATGGACTACAACCCTTCGGACCATCCCCGGGCCAGCACCATATTCCTCAGCAAGTCACAGAACGACG AGGTGCCGTACAGGAATG tgaaaGAAAAACGAAAGAGCCTCTTCATCAATAAC catggGACGCCGAGGCGAAAATACAGCTCCTGCTCCACCATCTTCCTGGATGACAACACAGTCAGCCAGCCCAACCTCAAATACACCATCAAATG TGTAGCACTGGCCATTTACTACCACATAAAAAACAG GGACACACATGGAGGAATGCTACTAGATATCTTTGATGAGAAGCTCCACCCTCTTTCA AAATCTGAGGTTCCACGGGACTACAACCAACATGACCCAGAGCAGAAGCAGATCTACCGCTTCGTCAGGACGTTGTTCAGCGCTGCTCAGCTCACTGCAGAGTGCGCCATCGTCACGCTG GTCTACCTGGAGAGGCTCCTGACCTATGCAGAGATTGACATCTGTCCCGGGAACTGGAAGAGGATCGTTCTGGGCGCCATCCTGCTGGCCTCAAAGGTCTGGGATGACCAGGCCGTGTGGAACGTGGACTACTGCCAGATCCTCAAAGACATCACAGTGGAGGACAT gAATGAACTGGAGCGACAGTTTCTGGAACTGCTGCAGTTCAACATCAACGTGCCGTCCAGCGTCTACGCCAAGTATTACTTTGACCTGCGATCGCTCTCAGAGTCCAACAACCTCAGCTTCCCCCTGGAGCCGCTCAGCAGGGACAAGGCCCAGAAGCTGGAG GCCATCTCCAGGCTATGCGACAACAAGTACAAAGACGTGCGGAGGGCCGCCAGGAAGCGCTCAGCCAGTGTGGACAATCTGTGTGGCGTCCGATGGGTTCCTGCGATCCTCTCCTAA
- the LOC114449346 gene encoding tripartite motif-containing protein 16-like, producing MAQQEHQLDRLKFCCSICLDLLKDPVTIPCGHSYCMNCIQSHWNREDEQRIHSCPQCRKTFTPRPVLVKNTMLAEIVEDLKKTGLQAAAADHCYAGPEDVACDVCTGRKLKANKSCLVCLASYCEKHLQPHYDAATFKKHRLVEPSKNLQENICSRHDEVMKMFCRTDQQSVCYLCSVEEHKGHDTVSAAAERTERQRELQESLQQILQRVQDREGDVKLLQQQVEAISRCADKSVEDSEKIFTKLIRLIQKRSSDVKQQVRSQQEAEVSRVKERQEELEQEITELKRKAAELEQLSHTEDHIHFLHNYRPLSALSESTHSSSINIRPLRYFEDVTAAVSELRDKLQDTLRQTWTNVSLTEVDVLLSEPEPQTRAGFLQYSCELTLDPNTAHRELKLSKGNRKVTRVKQQQPYSDHPDRFTEWRQVLSRESLTGRCYWEVEWRGGGGGSVAVAYKSISRAGSGNECGFGCNDKSWALDRYQNRYTFYHNNINTEVSVPPSFRVGVYLNHRAGILSFYSVSETMTLLHRVQTTFTEPLYAGLWIGLSSSCELCSVK from the coding sequence ATGGCGCAGCAAGAACATCAGCTGGACCGACTGAAAttctgctgctccatctgtctggatctACTGAAGGATCCGGTGACGAttccctgtggacacagctactgcatGAACTGTATTCAAAGCCActggaacagagaggatgagcagagaatccacagctgccctcagtgcaggaagacttttacaccgaggcctgtcctggtgaaAAACACCATGTTAGCAGAAATAGTGGAGGatctgaagaagactggactccaagctgctgctgctgatcactgctatgctggacctgaagatgtggcctgtgatgtctGCACTGGAAGAAAACTGAAAGCTAACAAGTCCTGTTTAGTCTGTCTGGCGTCATACTGTGagaaacacctgcagcctcaTTATGATGCAGCTACGTTCAAGAAACACAGGCTGGTGGAGCCCTCCAAGAACCTCCAGGAGAACATCTGCTCTCgtcatgatgaggtgatgaagatgttctgccgcactgatcagcagtctgtctgttatctctgctctgtggaggaACATAAAGGCCACGACacagtctcagctgcagcagagaggactgagaggcagagggagctCCAGGAGAGTCTgcaacaaatcctgcagagagtccaggacagagagggagatgtgaagctgctccaacagcaggtggaggccatcAGTCGCTGTGCTGATAAATcagtggaggacagtgagaagATCTTCACTAAGCTGATCCGTCTGATCCAgaaaagaagctctgatgtgaagcagcaggtcagatcccagcaggaagctgaagtgAGTCGAGTCAAAGAgcgtcaggaggagctggagcaggagatcactgagctgaagaggaaagctgctgagctggagcagctctcacacacagaggaccacatCCACTTTCTACACAACTACCGCccactgtcagcactcagtgagtccacacactcatccagcatcaacatccgtcctctgaggtactttgaggatgtgacagcagctgtgtcagagctcagagacaaactacaggacactcTGAGACAGACGTGGACAAACGTCTCCCTGACTGAAGTGGATGTTTTACTGTCAGAACCAGAGCCACAGACCAGAGCTGGATTCTTACAGTATTCATGTGAACTCAcactggatccaaacacagcacacagagagctgaaaCTATCAAAGGGGAACAGAAAAGTAACACGTGTGAAACAACAACAGCCTTattctgatcatccagacagattcacTGAGTGGCGTCAGGTCCTGAGCAGAGAGAGTCTGACTGGACgttgttactgggaggtggagtggagaggaggaggaggaggttctgTAGCAGTCGCATACAAGAGTATCAGCAGAGCAGGGAGCGGGAATGAATGTGGATTTGGATGTAATGACAAATCTTGGGCTTTAGATCGTTACCAAAACAGGTACACATTttatcacaacaacatcaacactgAGGTCTCAGTTCCTCCTTCCTTCAGAGTAGGAGTGTACCTGaatcacagagcaggtattctgtccttctacagcgtctctgaaaccatgactctcctccacagagtccagaccacATTCACTGAGCCGCTCTATGCTGGACTCTGGATCGGCCTTTCCTCCTCATGTGAGTTGTGCAGTGTGAAGTAG
- the LOC114449347 gene encoding cyclin-Y-like isoform X2: MGSTTSCCASASPKLRRNAHSRLESYHQESDLSREETGCNLQHISDRENVDELNMDYNPSDHPRASTIFLSKSQNDVKEKRKSLFINNHGTPRRKYSSCSTIFLDDNTVSQPNLKYTIKCVALAIYYHIKNRDTHGGMLLDIFDEKLHPLSKSEVPRDYNQHDPEQKQIYRFVRTLFSAAQLTAECAIVTLVYLERLLTYAEIDICPGNWKRIVLGAILLASKVWDDQAVWNVDYCQILKDITVEDMNELERQFLELLQFNINVPSSVYAKYYFDLRSLSESNNLSFPLEPLSRDKAQKLEAISRLCDNKYKDVRRAARKRSASVDNLCGVRWVPAILS; the protein is encoded by the exons ATGGGGAGCACGACCTCCTGCTGCGCGTCCGCCAGCCCCAAGCTGCGCAGAAATGCCCACTCCAGGCTGGAGTCGTACCACCAGGAGTCCGACCTGAGCAGGGAGGAGACGGGATGCAACCTGCAGCACATCAGCGACCGGGAGAACGTGGacg AGCTGAACATGGACTACAACCCTTCGGACCATCCCCGGGCCAGCACCATATTCCTCAGCAAGTCACAGAACGACG tgaaaGAAAAACGAAAGAGCCTCTTCATCAATAAC catggGACGCCGAGGCGAAAATACAGCTCCTGCTCCACCATCTTCCTGGATGACAACACAGTCAGCCAGCCCAACCTCAAATACACCATCAAATG TGTAGCACTGGCCATTTACTACCACATAAAAAACAG GGACACACATGGAGGAATGCTACTAGATATCTTTGATGAGAAGCTCCACCCTCTTTCA AAATCTGAGGTTCCACGGGACTACAACCAACATGACCCAGAGCAGAAGCAGATCTACCGCTTCGTCAGGACGTTGTTCAGCGCTGCTCAGCTCACTGCAGAGTGCGCCATCGTCACGCTG GTCTACCTGGAGAGGCTCCTGACCTATGCAGAGATTGACATCTGTCCCGGGAACTGGAAGAGGATCGTTCTGGGCGCCATCCTGCTGGCCTCAAAGGTCTGGGATGACCAGGCCGTGTGGAACGTGGACTACTGCCAGATCCTCAAAGACATCACAGTGGAGGACAT gAATGAACTGGAGCGACAGTTTCTGGAACTGCTGCAGTTCAACATCAACGTGCCGTCCAGCGTCTACGCCAAGTATTACTTTGACCTGCGATCGCTCTCAGAGTCCAACAACCTCAGCTTCCCCCTGGAGCCGCTCAGCAGGGACAAGGCCCAGAAGCTGGAG GCCATCTCCAGGCTATGCGACAACAAGTACAAAGACGTGCGGAGGGCCGCCAGGAAGCGCTCAGCCAGTGTGGACAATCTGTGTGGCGTCCGATGGGTTCCTGCGATCCTCTCCTAA
- the LOC114449570 gene encoding gap junction delta-4 protein-like, which translates to MRMFGAIDVFFIVVSHNVSFIGKTWWILMLVLRLLILLLAGFTLFSDEQERFICNTIQPGCSNVCFDVFAPVSVFRLWLVHLILLCLPHFMFVTYVTHKALSHPYFGGFHWFRGGSSSTFENLSLNKAPLHDQSRELAVPRFYCTYLLVIILQILLEAAFSAGQYFLFGLTIPKSFFCYEAPCTSGVECYISRPTEKTLMLNFMLAVASLSILLSLADLVSSMKAMVRWRRKREMLMEEMSKGEQSSMLTTTTVTEDSDVVLTRRTGSRMSGLRDEKPAAAAAAGGGLCESADEKSPESSNSKVEMCRPPTPMTTPVPSHYVLHSHLRPPLSPRPDRGPLSNLRVTTQIGVKKLSQSSSAGTNSEQHSDSSDCQDKRAWV; encoded by the exons ATGAGGATGTTTGGAGCGATCGATGTGTTTTTCATCGTGGTCAGTCATAACGTGTCCTTTATAG GTAAAACCTGGTGGATTCTGATGCTGGTCTTACGCctgctcatcctcctcctggCCGGCTTCACGCTCTTCAGTGACGAGCAGGAAAGATTTATCtgcaacaccatccagcccgGCTGCTCTAACGTGTGCTTCGACGTGTTTGCTCCGGTCTCCGTCTTTCGTCTCTGGCTCGTccacctcatcctcctctgtcttcctcATTTCATGTTTGTGACCTACGTCACCCACAAAGCTCTGTCCCATCCCTATTTTGGAGGTTTCCACTGGTTTCGGGGGggttcctcctccacctttgaGAACTTGTCCCTGAATAAAGCCCCACTTCACGACCAGTCGCGTGAATTAGCGGTGCCACGGTTCTACTGTACGTACTTGCTAGTTATCATTTTACAGATTCTTCTAGAAGCTGCTTTTAGTGCAGGCCAGTATTTTCTCTTTGGTTTGACCATTCCCAAGAGTTTCTTCTGTTACGAGGCTCCCTGCACCTCCGGGGTGGAATGCTACATCTCCAGACCCACTGAGAAGACCTTAATGCTGAACTTTATGCTCGCTGTggcctccctctccatcctactGAGCCTGGCTGACTTGGTGAGCTCCATGAAGGCGAtggtgaggtggaggaggaagagggagatgCTGATGGAGGAGATGAGTAAAGGAGAGCAAAGCAGTATGCTCACAACCACAACAGTGACAGAAGACAGTGATGTTGTTTTAACCAGGAGAACCGGCTCAAGGATGAGCGGCCTCAGAGATgaaaaacctgctgctgctgctgctgctggaggaggactTTGTGAATCTGCTGATGAGAAGAGCCCAGAAAGCAGCAACAGCAAAGTGGAGATGTGCCGGCCGCCTACTCCCATGACCACACCAGTGCCAAGTCATTATGTCCTTCACAGCCACTTGAGGCCCCCGCTGTCCCCTCGGCCTGATAGAGGACCATTATCAAACCTGAGGGTGACGACACAAATAGGTGTCAAAAAGCTGAGCCAGAGCTCTTCAGCTGGGACAAACTCAGAACAACACTCTGATAGCAGTGACTGTCAGGACAAGAGGGCGTGGGTGTGA
- the LOC114449347 gene encoding cyclin-Y-like isoform X4 — protein sequence MLLDIFDEKLHPLSKSEVPRDYNQHDPEQKQIYRFVRTLFSAAQLTAECAIVTLVYLERLLTYAEIDICPGNWKRIVLGAILLASKVWDDQAVWNVDYCQILKDITVEDMNELERQFLELLQFNINVPSSVYAKYYFDLRSLSESNNLSFPLEPLSRDKAQKLEAISRLCDNKYKDVRRAARKRSASVDNLCGVRWVPAILS from the exons ATGCTACTAGATATCTTTGATGAGAAGCTCCACCCTCTTTCA AAATCTGAGGTTCCACGGGACTACAACCAACATGACCCAGAGCAGAAGCAGATCTACCGCTTCGTCAGGACGTTGTTCAGCGCTGCTCAGCTCACTGCAGAGTGCGCCATCGTCACGCTG GTCTACCTGGAGAGGCTCCTGACCTATGCAGAGATTGACATCTGTCCCGGGAACTGGAAGAGGATCGTTCTGGGCGCCATCCTGCTGGCCTCAAAGGTCTGGGATGACCAGGCCGTGTGGAACGTGGACTACTGCCAGATCCTCAAAGACATCACAGTGGAGGACAT gAATGAACTGGAGCGACAGTTTCTGGAACTGCTGCAGTTCAACATCAACGTGCCGTCCAGCGTCTACGCCAAGTATTACTTTGACCTGCGATCGCTCTCAGAGTCCAACAACCTCAGCTTCCCCCTGGAGCCGCTCAGCAGGGACAAGGCCCAGAAGCTGGAG GCCATCTCCAGGCTATGCGACAACAAGTACAAAGACGTGCGGAGGGCCGCCAGGAAGCGCTCAGCCAGTGTGGACAATCTGTGTGGCGTCCGATGGGTTCCTGCGATCCTCTCCTAA
- the LOC114449343 gene encoding frizzled-8-like: protein MERSIPGWCVLLTLILHGTRCMAAKELQCQEISVPLCKGIGYNHTYMPNQFNHDTQDEAGLEVHQFWPLVEIKCSPDLRFFLCSMYTPICLEDYKKPLPPCRSVCERAKAGCAPLMRQYGFPWPDRMRCDLLPEQGNQDTLCMDYNRSQTTTASPVVAKPTNRPIKPYNTKKKSGYGRGIPGKHKPAVSPCEPGCFCRAPMVPVTSDSHPLHNRVKTGQILNCAMPCHNPYFTQEERTFTAFWIGLWSVLCFISTFATVATFLIDMERFKYPERPIIFLSACYMFVSVGYIVRLIAGHEEVACNRENGAEHIHYETTGPALCTIVFLLIYFFGMASSIWWVILSLTWFLAAGMKWGNEAIASYAQYFHLAAWLIPSLKSIAVLALSSVDGDSVAGICYVGNQNLDNLRGFVLAPLVIYLFIGTMFLLAGFVSLFRIRSVIKQGGTKTDKLERLMIRIGVFTVLYTVPATVIVACYFYEQHNRQTWEITHNCTCMTDPNRQRPDYAVFMLKYFMCLLVGITSGAWIWSGKTLDSWRTFCTRCCWGSKASAGSMYSDVSTGLTWRSGTASSVSCPKQMPLSRV from the coding sequence ATGGAGCGCAGCATCCCGGGATGGTGCGTGCTGTTAACCCTCATCCTGCACGGAACGCGCTGCATGGCTGCGAAGGAGCTCCAGTGTCAGGAGATCTCTGTGCCTCTGTGCAAAGGTATCGGCTACAATCACACCTACATGCCCAACCAGTTCAACCACGACACGCAGGACGAAGCCGGCCTGGAGGTGCACCAGTTCTGGCCGCTGGTGGAGATAAAGTGCTCCCCGGACTTGCGCTTCTTTCTCTGCAGCATGTACACTCCGATCTGCCTGGAAGACTACAAGAAGCCTCTGCCGCCGTGCAGGAGCGTGTGTGAGCGGGCCAAAGCTGGCTGCGCTCCGCTCATGAGGCAGTACGGATTCCCGTGGCCAGATCGGATGAGGTGCGACTTGCTTCCCGAGCAAGGCAACCAGGACACGCTGTGCATGGACTACAACCGCAGCCAGACTACCACGGCTTCTCCGGTGGTGGCAAAGCCAACGAATCGGCCAATTAAGCCATACAACACCAAGAAGAAGAGTGGCTATGGCCGCGGCATCCCCGGAAAACACAAACCAGCAGTGTCTCCGTGTGAGCCGGGGTGCTTCTGTCGTGCGCCCATGGTGCCCGTGACCAGCGACAGCCACCCGCTCCACAACCGCGTCAAAACTGGACAGATCCTGAACTGTGCCATGCCGTGCCACAACCCTTACTTCACACAGGAAGAGAGGACTTTTACTGCCTTTTGGATCGGCCTGTGGTCGGTCctgtgtttcatctccactTTCGCAACTGTGGCAACTTTTCTCATAGACATGGAGAGGTTTAAGTACCCGGAGCGCCCCATCATATTCCTCTCCGCCTGCTACATGTTTGTGTCCGTTGGATATATTGTCAGACTGATTGCGGGACACGAGGAAGTGGCCTGCAACAGAGAGAACGGCGCCGAACACATTCACTATGAGACCACGGGTCCTGCGCTGTGCACCATCGTGTTCCTGCTCATCTACTTCTTTGGCATGGCCAGCTCGATCTGGTGGGTGATTTTGTCTCTCACCTGGTTCCTGGCTGCAGGTATGAAGTGGGGCAACGAGGCCATAGCCAGTTACGCACAGTACTTTCATTTGGCTGCCTGGCTCATCCCCAGTTTGAAGTCCATAGCGGTTTTGGCTCTGAGCTCTGTGGACGGGGACTCTGTGGCAGGAATCTGCTATGTAGGCAACCAGAATTTGGATAACCTGCGCGGGTTTGTGCTGGCGCCCCTGGTCATCTACCTGTTCATCGGTACCATGTTTCTGCTGGCCGGGTTCGTCTCGCTGTTCCGGATCAGGAGTGTTATCAAGCAAGGAGGCACCAAGACTGACAAACTGGAGAGGCTGATGATCCGGATTGGAGTTTTCACAGTTTTATACACCGTCCCAGCCACTGTTATAGTTGCGTGTTACTTTTACGAGCAGCACAACAGACAGACGTGGGAAATTACGCACAACTGTACGTGCATGACGGACCCAAACAGACAGAGGCCGGACTACGCTGTGTTCATGCTGAAGTACTTTATGTGCCTCCTGGTGGGTATCACGTCAGGAGCCTGGATCTGGTCCGGGAAAACCTTGGACTCCTGGAGGACTTTTTGCACGCGGTGCTGCTGGGGGAGTAAAGCCTCCGCGGGCTCCATGTACAGTGACGTAAGCACGGGACTGACCTGGAGGTCCGGGACGGCCAGCTCCGTCTCCTGCCCCAAACAGATGCCACTGTCCCGGGTTTGA
- the LOC114449344 gene encoding tripartite motif-containing protein 16-like, which yields MAQQEQQLDRLKFCCSICLDLLKDPVTIPCGHSYCMNCIQSCWNREDEQRIHSCPQCRKTFTPRPVLVKNTMLAEIVEDLKKTGLQAAAADHCYAGPEDVACDVCTGRKLKANKSCLVCLASYCEKHLQPHYDAATFKKHRLVEPSKNLQENICSRHDEVMKMFCRTDQQSVCYLCSVEEHKGHDTVSAAAERTERQRELQESLQQILQRVQDREGDVKLLQQEVEAISRSADKTVKDSEKIFTELIRLIQKRSSDVKQQVRSQQEAEVSRVKERQEELEQEITELKRKAAELEQLSHTEDHIHFLHNYRPLSALSESTHSSSINIRPLRYFEDVTAAVSELRDKLQDTLRQTWTNVSLTEVDVLLSEPEPQTRAAFLQYSCELTLDPNTVQRELKLSQGNRKVTRVKQQQPYSDHPDRFTEWPQVLSRESLTGRCYWEVEWRGGGGGSVAVAYKSISRAGTGHECGFGYNDKSWALYYHQNRYRFYHNNIHTEVSVPSSSRVGVYLNHRAGILSFYSVSETTTLLHRVQTTFTEPLYAGFYIYYGSSCELCSVK from the coding sequence ATGGCGCAGCAAGAACAACAGCTGGACCGACTGAAAttctgctgctccatctgtctggatctACTGAAGGATCCGGTGACGAttccctgtggacacagctactgcatGAACTGTATTCAAAGCTGctggaacagagaggatgagcagagaatccacagctgccctcagtgcaggaagactttcacaccgaggcctgtcctggtgaaAAACACCATGTTAGCAGAAATAGTGGAGGatctgaagaagactggactccaagctgctgctgctgatcactgctatgctggacctgaagatgtggcctgtgatgtctGCACTGGAAGAAAACTGAAAGCTAACAAGTCCTGTTTAGTCTGTTTGGCGTCATACTGTGagaaacacctgcagcctcaTTATGACGCAGCTACGTTCAAGAAACACAGGCTGGTGGAGCCCTCCAAGAACCTCCAGGAGAACATCTGCTCTCgtcatgatgaggtgatgaagatgttctgccgcactgatcagcagtctgtctgttatctctgctctgtggaggaACATAAAGGCCACGACacagtctcagctgcagcagagaggactgagaggcagagagagctccAGGAGAGTCTgcaacaaatcctgcagagagtccaggacagagagggagatgtgaagctgctccaacaggaggtggaggccatcagtcgctctgctgataaaacagTGAAGGACAGTGAGAAGATCTTCACTGAGCTGATCCGTCTGATCCAgaaaagaagctctgatgtgaagcagcaggtcagatcccagcaggaagctgaagtgAGTCGAGTCAAAGAgcgtcaggaggagctggagcaggagatcactgagctgaagaggaaagctgctgagctggagcagctctcacacacagaggaccacatCCACTTTCTACACAACTACCGCccactgtcagcactcagtgagtccacacactcatccagcatcaacatccgtcctctgaggtactttgaggatgtgacagcagctgtgtcagagctcagagacaaactacaggacactcTGAGACAGACGTGGACAAACGTCTCCCTGACTGAAGTGGATGTTTTACTGTCAGAACCAGAGCCACAGACCAGAGCTGCATTCTTACAGTATTCATGTGAACTCAcactggatccaaacacagTACAGAGAGAGCTGAAACTATCACAGGGGAACAGAAAAGTAACACGTGTGAAACAACAACAGCCTTattctgatcatccagacagattcacTGAGTGGCCTCAGGTCCTGAGCAGAGAGAGTCTGACTGGACgttgttactgggaggtggagtggagaggaggaggaggaggttctgTAGCAGTTGCATACAAGAGTATCAGCAGAGCAGGGACCGGGCATGAATGTGGATTTGGATACAATGACAAATCTTGGGCTTTATATTATCACCAAAACAGGTACAGATTTTatcacaacaacatccacaCTGAGGTCTCAGTTCCATCTTCCTCCAGAGTAGGAGTGTACCTGaatcacagagcaggtattctgtccttctacagcgtCTCTGAAACCACgactctcctccacagagtccagaccacATTCACTGAGCCGCTCTATGCtggattttatatttattatggATCCTCATGTGAGTTGTGCAGTGTGAAGTAG